One genomic window of Sarcophilus harrisii chromosome X, mSarHar1.11, whole genome shotgun sequence includes the following:
- the LOC116420259 gene encoding CCR4-NOT transcription complex subunit 7-like — MEEAQKRDRSGRGAGTKVKADERGVWGGDFLLSSMRSCCRSLVSDGSPPRAPPQPRMPAARAEQSPRIREVWACNLDEEMKKMRSVILKYNYVAMDTEFPGVVAKPVGEFRSYADYQYQLLRCNVDWLKIIQLGLTFMNEQGECPPGTSTWQFNFKFNLKEDVYAQDSIELLTMSGIQFKKHEEEGIETQYFAELLMTSGVVLCEGVKWLSFHSGYDFGYFIKMLTNSPLPEEARDFFEILQLFFPVIYDIKYLMKSCKNLRGGLQEVATQLELERIGSQHQAGSDSLLTGMTFFKMREMFFEDHIDDAKYSGYLYGLGSGATHVYNNGHPGFQNRFPGPCHTTYQRGFQNSFQGVQYVHYSREPVWRGDHQAFMRVQEMPVFEDEDHQVYTYRE; from the exons ATGGAGGAGGCGCAGAAGCGCGATCGCAGCGGCCGCGGCGCAGGTACCAAAGTAAAGGCGGATGAAAGAGGGGTTTGGGGAGGCGATTTTTTACTCAGCTCCATGAGAAGCTGCTGCCGGTCATTAGTGTCCGATGGCTCCCCGCCGCGCGCCCCGCCTCAGCCCAGAATGCCAGCCGCCCGTGCCGAGCAGAGCCCGCGGATCCGGGAAGTTTGGGCTTGCAACCTGGACGAGGAGATGAAGAAAATGCGGTCCGTTATCCTGAAATACAATTACGTGGCTATGGATACGGAGTTCCCAGGTGTGGTGGCGAAACCTGTCGGAGAATTCAGAAGCTACGCCGACTACCAGTACCAACTGCTGAGGTGCAATGTGGACTGGCTGAAGATCATCCAGCTGGGGCTGACGTTCATGAACGAGCAAGGAGAGTGCCCCCCGGGAACCTCCACGTGGCAATTCAACTTTAAATTCAATCTAAAGGAGGATGTGTACGCCCAGGATTCCATAGAGCTCCTGACCATGTCCGGGATCCAGTTCAAGAAACATGAAGAAGAGGGGATCGAGACCCAGTATTTTGCGGAGCTCCTGATGACATCGGGAGTGGTGCTGTGTGAAGGGGTCAAGTGGCTATCCTTTCACAGCGGCTATGACTTCGGCTACTTCATCAAGATGCTCACCAACTCTCCTTTGCCCGAAGAAGCCCGCGACTTCTTCGAGATTCTCCAACTGTTCTTTCCGGTCATCTATGATATCAAGTACCTCATGAAGAGTTGTAAAAACCTCAGGGGTGGACTGCAGGAAGTGGCCACTCAGCTGGAGCTGGAGCGCATAGGGTCCCAGCACCAGGCAGGGTCCGATTCACTACTCACAGGTATGACCTTTttcaaaatgagagaaatgttCTTTGAAGACCACATCGACGATGCAAAGTATTCTGGCTACCTGTACGGCCTCGGTTCGGGAGCTACCCACGTCTACAACAACGGTCACCCCGGCTTCCAGAATCGCTTCCCGGGCCCCTGCCACACCACCTACCAGAGAGGTTTCCAGAACAGTTTCCAGGGCGTCCAGTATGTCCACTACAGCAGAGAACCAGTATGGAGAGGAGACCACCAAGCATTCATGAG aGTGCAAGAGATGCCAGTGTTTGAGGATGAGGACCATCAAGTCTACACTTACAGAGAATGA